In Deltaproteobacteria bacterium, a genomic segment contains:
- a CDS encoding cytochrome P450 produces the protein MCRQQPLGNPSPLQYIARGGIRMADTNSRQPPRELPARFSLPLIGDTLAFVRDPAGFLQKRARELGPVFRIDVFGAPTACFVGPEAFALVLDDKNVARAGANPPHVEELFNPEAVPFLDGEKQRRRKRLLMRAFTADALEEYLPTIEQVIDRYANRWAGLGRFAWVPELNAMGFAIAGSLFIGADPQSGDPRIEAAFDRFAAGLLSLPLRLPFTPFTRALQARKFLLSLIDRAIDEHERSPRKDVLSRLLAARDGGDKLTRDEVRIETFHFFGAYAAVIGGLSFLAQCLGRYAEIRARAREEIRRQAPSGALDMAAIRKLDYLDRVCKESRRVAPVLPITFFGKVMRECSFDGVRIPVGHKAVGCIGPTLLDGGIFPDPGRFDPDRWLNATDRQEKAWIPHGGGIHAEGHRCAGEALATLMLKVFAVRMLRRFDWSVENQDLSPTKGKIFATPASGLQVGLKSL, from the coding sequence ATGTGCCGCCAGCAGCCGCTGGGCAATCCGTCGCCGTTGCAGTACATCGCGCGCGGGGGCATTCGCATGGCCGACACAAATTCCCGCCAACCACCGCGCGAGCTGCCGGCGCGCTTCTCCTTGCCGCTGATCGGCGACACGCTCGCGTTCGTGCGCGACCCCGCCGGCTTCCTGCAAAAGCGCGCCCGCGAGCTGGGTCCGGTCTTCCGCATCGACGTCTTCGGCGCGCCCACCGCGTGCTTCGTCGGTCCCGAGGCCTTCGCCTTGGTCCTCGACGACAAGAACGTCGCCCGCGCCGGGGCGAACCCGCCGCACGTCGAGGAGTTGTTCAACCCGGAGGCCGTCCCGTTCCTGGACGGCGAAAAGCAGCGGCGCCGCAAGCGGCTCCTGATGCGAGCCTTCACCGCCGACGCGCTCGAGGAGTACTTGCCTACCATCGAGCAGGTCATCGATCGGTACGCGAACCGCTGGGCCGGCCTGGGCCGATTCGCCTGGGTGCCGGAGTTGAACGCGATGGGCTTCGCCATCGCAGGGTCGTTGTTCATCGGCGCCGACCCGCAGTCCGGCGATCCCCGCATCGAGGCCGCCTTCGATCGCTTCGCCGCCGGCCTCCTCTCCCTGCCTCTACGCCTGCCATTCACGCCATTCACGCGCGCGCTCCAGGCGCGCAAGTTCCTGCTCAGCCTCATCGACCGCGCCATCGATGAGCACGAGCGTAGCCCCCGCAAGGACGTGCTTTCCCGCCTGCTCGCTGCGCGCGATGGCGGCGACAAGCTCACCCGCGACGAGGTGCGCATCGAGACCTTCCACTTCTTCGGGGCCTACGCCGCGGTCATCGGCGGCCTCTCGTTTCTCGCACAGTGTCTCGGGCGCTACGCGGAAATCCGCGCTCGCGCGCGTGAGGAGATCCGGCGTCAGGCGCCGTCGGGTGCGCTGGACATGGCTGCGATCCGCAAGCTCGATTACCTGGACCGCGTGTGCAAGGAATCCCGCCGGGTCGCGCCGGTGCTGCCGATCACATTCTTCGGCAAGGTGATGCGCGAGTGCTCGTTCGACGGCGTGCGCATTCCCGTGGGGCACAAGGCGGTGGGCTGCATCGGCCCCACGCTGCTCGACGGCGGCATCTTTCCCGACCCAGGGCGATTCGATCCGGACCGCTGGCTCAACGCGACCGACCGGCAGGAGAAGGCATGGATCCCGCACGGCGGCGGCATCCACGCCGAGGGCCACCGCTGCGCGGGCGAAGCCCTGGCCACCCTGATGCTCAAGGTCTTTGCGGTGCGGATGCTCCGGCGCTTCGACTGGTCGGTCGAGAACCAGGACCTGTCGCCGACCAAGGGAAAGATCTTCGCGACGCCGGCCAGCGGACTTCAGGTCGGGTTGAAGAGCTTGTGA